In Xanthomonas theicola, a single genomic region encodes these proteins:
- a CDS encoding ubiquinone biosynthesis accessory factor UbiJ: MSPSPFDALKPLAGRALEAALNRALALDPDTREALRGLDGQRVALTLDAPALALQIRVDGTRLQVGPVDAAQEPDLAVRSTLGGLFAQLPFLAQARRGASPGGRVRVAGDADLARRLQQLTARFDPDWQRPFAQVFGDVLGVQLANAARAALQQARRSAQDLAQSAAEYVTEESRDVVPRAELDAFYDDVDAVRDDVERLAARMGRLSPGRGA; encoded by the coding sequence ATGTCGCCTTCTCCCTTCGATGCCCTCAAGCCCCTGGCTGGCCGCGCGCTGGAAGCGGCGCTCAACCGCGCGCTGGCGCTGGACCCGGATACCCGCGAGGCGCTGCGCGGCCTGGACGGCCAGCGCGTGGCGTTGACCCTGGATGCGCCGGCGCTGGCGCTGCAGATCCGTGTGGACGGCACGCGCCTGCAGGTCGGCCCGGTGGACGCGGCGCAGGAGCCGGACCTGGCGGTGCGCAGCACCCTCGGCGGGCTGTTCGCGCAGTTGCCGTTCCTGGCGCAGGCCCGGCGCGGCGCCAGCCCGGGCGGACGGGTGCGGGTCGCCGGCGATGCCGATCTGGCGCGGCGCCTGCAGCAATTGACGGCACGCTTCGATCCGGACTGGCAACGCCCGTTCGCCCAGGTGTTCGGCGATGTGCTCGGGGTGCAGCTGGCCAACGCCGCGCGCGCGGCGTTGCAGCAGGCCCGGCGCAGCGCGCAGGACCTGGCGCAGAGCGCAGCGGAGTACGTCACCGAGGAATCGCGCGACGTGGTGCCACGCGCCGAACTGGACGCGTTCTACGACGACGTCGACGCGGTGCGCGACGACGTCGAACGCCTGGCCGCGCGCATGGGTAGGCTGTCGCCGGGGCGTGGCGCATGA
- the ubiB gene encoding ubiquinone biosynthesis regulatory protein kinase UbiB gives MKAMFRASRIGRVILRYRLDDLLDGTAAERWLRLAKPFVPRASPDIAAQSRGARLRLALQDLGPIFVKFGQILSTRRDLMPPDVAEELTLLQDRVRPFDGQAARRIVEQALGQPIGVAFASFDTTPLASASIAQVHAATLHGGREVVVKVLRPDIERQIGADIALLRSAAALVERAHPRADKIRPREVVAEIETTLAAELDLQREGANASVLRRFWLHSDDLYVPEVIWSHTVERALTLERMRGIPSDDIASLDAAGIDRKALAAKGVRVFYTQVFRDNFFHADAHAGNIWVDSDPARRINPRFIALDFGIMGQLSQEDQYYLAENFMAIFNKDYRRMAELHVEAGWMPANVRIDELEAAARSVCEPYFTRPLSQISLAEVLIKLFRVAQRYQLTLQPQLILLQKTLLNIEGVGRQLDPELDIWAVARPVLERILIERYSPQRALHELRKRLPEIMTHAPDMPRLVHGWLRQQVEGRHELSMRSRDLFELNAILLRMQRRVVTAITGVGLLTVGTLLYALDAGGPHLGRVSLWAWIAGGIGALSLLSAWWRP, from the coding sequence ATGAAGGCGATGTTCCGTGCCAGCCGCATCGGCCGGGTGATCCTGCGCTACCGCCTGGACGACCTGCTCGACGGCACCGCGGCCGAGCGCTGGCTGCGTCTGGCCAAGCCGTTCGTGCCGCGCGCCAGCCCGGACATCGCCGCGCAGTCGCGCGGTGCGCGGCTGCGCCTGGCGCTGCAGGACCTGGGCCCGATCTTCGTCAAGTTCGGGCAGATCCTGTCCACCCGCCGCGACCTGATGCCGCCGGACGTGGCCGAGGAACTGACCCTGCTGCAGGACCGGGTGCGCCCGTTCGACGGCCAGGCCGCGCGGCGCATCGTCGAGCAGGCGCTGGGGCAGCCGATCGGCGTGGCCTTCGCCAGTTTCGACACCACCCCGCTGGCCTCGGCCTCGATCGCGCAAGTGCACGCGGCGACGCTGCACGGCGGCCGCGAGGTGGTGGTCAAGGTGCTGCGTCCGGACATCGAGCGGCAGATCGGCGCCGACATCGCGCTGCTGAGGTCCGCAGCCGCGCTGGTCGAGCGCGCCCACCCGCGCGCCGACAAGATCCGCCCGCGCGAAGTGGTCGCCGAGATCGAGACCACGCTGGCCGCGGAACTGGACCTGCAGCGCGAAGGCGCCAACGCCAGCGTGCTGCGCCGCTTCTGGCTGCATTCGGACGACCTGTACGTACCGGAGGTGATCTGGAGCCACACCGTCGAGCGCGCGCTGACCCTGGAGCGGATGCGCGGCATCCCCTCCGACGACATCGCCTCGCTCGACGCCGCCGGCATCGACCGCAAGGCGCTGGCGGCCAAGGGCGTGCGCGTGTTCTACACGCAGGTGTTCCGCGACAACTTCTTCCATGCCGATGCGCATGCCGGCAACATCTGGGTCGACAGCGATCCGGCGCGGCGGATCAACCCGCGCTTCATCGCGCTGGACTTCGGCATCATGGGCCAGTTGTCGCAGGAAGATCAGTACTACCTGGCCGAGAATTTCATGGCCATCTTCAACAAGGATTACCGGCGCATGGCCGAACTGCACGTGGAGGCGGGCTGGATGCCGGCCAATGTGCGCATCGACGAACTGGAAGCGGCGGCGCGTTCGGTGTGCGAGCCGTACTTCACCCGGCCGCTGTCGCAGATCTCGCTGGCCGAGGTGCTGATCAAGCTGTTCCGGGTCGCCCAGCGCTACCAGCTGACCCTGCAGCCGCAGCTGATCCTGCTGCAGAAGACCCTGCTCAACATCGAGGGCGTGGGCCGCCAGCTGGATCCGGAACTGGACATCTGGGCGGTGGCGCGGCCGGTGCTCGAGCGCATCCTGATCGAGCGCTACAGCCCGCAGCGCGCGCTGCACGAGCTGCGCAAGCGGCTGCCGGAAATCATGACCCACGCGCCGGACATGCCGCGCCTGGTGCACGGCTGGCTGCGCCAGCAGGTGGAAGGCCGCCATGAACTGTCGATGCGCTCGCGCGACCTGTTCGAGCTCAACGCGATCCTGCTGCGCATGCAGCGCCGCGTGGTCACCGCGATCACCGGCGTGGGCCTGCTCACCGTCGGCACGCTGCTGTACGCGCTCGACGCCGGCGGCCCGCACCTGGGCCGGGTGTCGCTATGGGCATGGATCGCCGGCGGCATCGGTGCGCTCAGCCTGCTCTCGGCGTGGTGGCGGCCCTAG
- a CDS encoding DUF3147 family protein yields MPWLVAKYLITAALVVAISEVARRSDRLGGLIAALPLVTVLTLVWLQLERQPQAKIANHAWYTFWYVLPTLPMFLAFPLLLPRLGFWWTLAACALLTMACFGALALGVRRFGIQLL; encoded by the coding sequence ATGCCCTGGCTTGTCGCCAAGTACCTGATCACCGCCGCGCTGGTGGTGGCGATCTCCGAAGTGGCCCGGCGCAGCGACCGGCTCGGCGGGCTGATCGCCGCGCTGCCGCTGGTGACCGTGCTGACCCTGGTCTGGCTGCAACTGGAGCGACAGCCGCAGGCCAAGATCGCCAACCATGCCTGGTACACCTTCTGGTACGTGCTGCCGACGCTGCCGATGTTCCTGGCGTTCCCGCTGCTGTTGCCGCGGCTCGGCTTCTGGTGGACGCTGGCGGCGTGCGCACTGCTGACCATGGCCTGCTTCGGCGCGTTGGCGCTTGGCGTGCGCCGTTTCGGCATCCAGTTACTGTAG
- a CDS encoding thioredoxin family protein has translation MKRWLLLSLLTLVPLAHALEPPYDAAADAGAQVQRVLAACKKAHRPTLRSFGANWCGDCRALDVSLHTAKNPALVNAHFEVVKIDVGNFDHNLEPSRADGDPIEKGIPAAVVVGADGRCATPPRPAN, from the coding sequence ATGAAACGCTGGTTGCTGTTGTCGCTGCTGACCCTGGTTCCGCTGGCCCACGCGCTGGAGCCGCCCTACGATGCCGCCGCCGATGCCGGCGCGCAGGTGCAGCGGGTGCTGGCCGCCTGCAAGAAGGCGCACAGGCCGACCCTGCGGAGCTTCGGTGCCAACTGGTGCGGCGACTGCCGCGCGCTCGATGTCTCGCTGCACACGGCCAAGAACCCCGCGCTGGTGAACGCGCACTTCGAGGTGGTCAAGATCGATGTGGGCAACTTCGACCACAACCTGGAGCCGAGCCGCGCCGACGGCGATCCGATCGAGAAGGGCATCCCGGCCGCGGTGGTGGTCGGCGCCGACGGCAGGTGCGCTACACCACCAAGGCCGGCGAACTGA